A genomic segment from Methanofollis fontis encodes:
- a CDS encoding molybdopterin biosynthesis protein has translation MVKRYLDLISLERALGILREEFGGATGRTVQVPLGEAAGRITAAPIFARFSVPAIHISAMDGIAVRSAETKGASETRPVTITDAVRVNTGNIVPSEYDAVVMIEDVWIGEGSYTVRKAVTPWQHVRPVGEDIGESEMILPSLHQIRPHELGALAAYGVTGVEVLALSAGIIPTGSELVPIGTRPGPGQAVESNTLMAAAHLRALGVDVRRNAIVPDEPDLIRAAIEEGIRENEILIISAGSSAGTRDYTASIIAERGEVLVHGVGIKPAKPVIIGRIDGKPVIGLPGYPLAALTVLREIITPLVALYGFPVPEAQTVEATLTTTLHSDIGTDEFVLLSVGRIGEDWVAVPQSRGAGVQMSAVRANAVMTIPASREGAEAGDTVQARLMVPRRQAREAVLITGSHDPCIDRLADLVRPGGVEIHPTHVGSMGGLLTLKKGQCHAAPMHLLAPDGEYNTPFLRKYLPDTDLVLVCVAEREQGLISREGASFDDLTTMTYANRQKGSGTRLLLDHLLQERGIQPAAVRGYDREFTTHLAVALAVRSGEADCGMGVYSAAQALGLHFAPVATERYELVMRADALDDPRMAAILDAIRSERFSEILEGMGGYRTAETGGMRVLP, from the coding sequence GTGGTGAAGCGTTACCTGGACCTCATCTCCCTTGAACGGGCGCTCGGCATCCTGCGGGAGGAGTTCGGCGGGGCGACGGGGCGCACCGTCCAGGTCCCCCTCGGGGAGGCGGCCGGACGGATCACCGCCGCCCCGATCTTCGCCCGCTTCTCGGTGCCGGCCATCCATATCTCGGCGATGGACGGGATCGCGGTGCGGAGCGCCGAGACGAAGGGGGCAAGCGAGACGCGACCGGTGACGATCACCGATGCAGTGCGGGTGAACACCGGCAACATCGTGCCGTCCGAGTACGACGCCGTGGTGATGATCGAGGACGTCTGGATCGGGGAAGGTTCCTATACGGTCAGAAAGGCCGTCACCCCCTGGCAGCACGTCCGCCCCGTCGGGGAGGATATCGGCGAGTCCGAGATGATCCTGCCGTCGCTCCACCAGATCCGCCCGCATGAACTCGGGGCGCTGGCCGCCTACGGGGTGACCGGGGTGGAGGTGCTCGCACTCTCGGCAGGGATCATACCGACCGGTTCTGAACTGGTGCCGATCGGCACCCGCCCGGGCCCGGGACAGGCGGTGGAGAGCAATACCCTGATGGCGGCGGCGCACCTCCGTGCGCTCGGGGTGGACGTCCGACGCAACGCCATCGTGCCCGACGAACCCGACCTGATCCGGGCAGCGATCGAGGAAGGGATCCGGGAGAATGAGATCCTGATCATCTCTGCCGGATCCTCGGCGGGCACCCGGGACTACACCGCCTCGATCATCGCCGAACGGGGCGAGGTGCTCGTCCACGGCGTCGGGATCAAACCGGCAAAACCGGTGATCATCGGGCGGATCGACGGCAAACCGGTGATCGGGCTTCCCGGCTATCCGCTCGCCGCACTGACCGTGCTGCGCGAGATCATCACGCCCCTGGTCGCCCTCTACGGCTTCCCGGTGCCGGAAGCGCAGACGGTGGAGGCCACCCTCACCACGACCCTCCACTCAGATATCGGCACCGACGAGTTCGTGCTGCTCTCGGTCGGACGGATCGGCGAGGACTGGGTTGCCGTGCCGCAGTCGCGCGGTGCGGGGGTCCAGATGAGCGCCGTCCGGGCAAACGCCGTCATGACGATCCCGGCGTCCAGGGAGGGGGCCGAGGCCGGCGATACGGTGCAGGCCCGCCTGATGGTGCCCCGCCGGCAGGCCAGGGAGGCCGTGCTGATCACCGGGAGCCACGACCCCTGCATCGACCGTCTGGCCGATCTCGTCCGCCCCGGCGGCGTGGAGATCCACCCCACCCATGTGGGCTCGATGGGCGGGCTCCTGACCCTGAAGAAGGGGCAGTGCCATGCCGCCCCCATGCACCTCCTCGCCCCGGACGGCGAGTACAACACCCCCTTCCTCCGGAAGTACCTGCCCGACACCGATCTCGTGCTGGTCTGCGTCGCCGAACGGGAGCAGGGGCTGATATCCCGGGAAGGGGCGTCTTTCGACGACCTGACCACAATGACCTATGCAAACCGGCAGAAGGGGTCGGGAACGCGGCTCCTCCTGGACCACCTCCTGCAGGAGCGGGGAATCCAGCCCGCGGCGGTCCGGGGATATGACCGGGAGTTCACCACCCACCTCGCCGTCGCCCTGGCCGTCAGGTCGGGTGAGGCCGACTGCGGCATGGGAGTGTATTCGGCGGCACAGGCCCTCGGGCTGCATTTTGCACCGGTTGCGACCGAACGCTACGAGCTGGTGATGCGTGCCGACGCCCTCGATGATCCCAGGATGGCGGCGATCCTGGATGCGATCCGGTCGGAGAGGTTCAGTGAGATTCTCGAGGGGATGGGGGGCTACCGGACGGCCGAGACAGGCGGGATGCGCGTACTGCCATAA